Sequence from the Actinocatenispora sera genome:
CGAACACGTAGGTGCCCTCGGAGTCGGTGGCCGTCGCCGCGGAGTCCGCGTCGGCCGCGGACGGCACGTCGGGCGGCGACCCGTCGCCGCCGAGGGCTCCGGTTGGCTCGCTCATGAGCCGCCCTCCTTCGTCGGATCGCTCCCGGGGCGCCAGCCCCGGATTCGCGCACGCACGCTCATGAGTCGTCCTCGTCCCGGCTGCGGCTGCGGCTGCGGCTCCGGGTCGGGCGAGCCTTGCGGGACGACGAGTCGTCGTCCTCGCCTCGGCCGTGCTTGAACGCCTCCGACACGGTCTCCGCGGCGCCGCTCAGCGCGCCCTTGGTCTTGCCGTGCGCACCGCTCTGGGTCATGTCGTCGACCAGCTCGGGCAACGTCGAGCTGTCCTTGTTCTGCGTCAGGTCCAGCCGGTTCACCCGCTCGGCGAACCGCAGGTACGTGTCGACGCTGGCGATGACGATGCGGGCGTCGATGGTCAGCAGCTCGATCCCGACCAGCGACACGCGCACGTAGATGTCGATCACCAGCCCCTTGTCGAGGATGAGTTCGAGCACGTCGTACAGGCTGGACGGGTGCGGCGCCCGGTCGATGCTCTGGTTCTGTGAACTGAGGGTCATGAGATGCTCCTCTCCTTGTCCCGGTACGGCGGTCCGTGCGGTGCATGCCTCAGCGGCGGCCGTCGGCGCCGCGCGGCCGCAGGTCCAGCACCTCCACCAGGTCGGCGACCTGCTGTTCGAGTGACATCAGTGCGCGGCCCAGTCGTTCGACCTCGTCGTCGGTGAGATTGCCCGCGTCCATCCGGCGCAGCGCCTGGCGCTGCAGCAGCTGGCGGACGAGGTCGACCACCACGACGACCAGCCCCGCCAGGCCGCTCTGGTTCTGTGCCTGCCCGAGCTGGCGCCCGAGCCGCCCGACGATGTCGCCGGGGTCGCTTCCCGCCCGGCCACCGGCGGTACGCGCGCTCAGCGCGGACGTAGCCGGCGGCGTGGGGACAGCCGGCGTGGCCGACTGGGCCGGTACACCCGGCGGGGCCGGTACAGCCGGCGGGGCCGGCGGCGCGGCCGCGGTGCCGTCCGACCAACGGTTGGTGTGGCTGGGCTCGGGCCGGCGTCGGGCCCGGGAACGGTTGGTGGTGGCGGCCTCCGCTTCGTCCTGCGGCGTGTCGCGCGGGGCACGGCGCGTCGGGGTCGCGGTGCGGGGAAGGCCGGAGTCCGGTGGCGGTTCCGCCCCGTCGGCGAGCGTCGCGAGCGCGGCGACCAGCGCGCGCAGATCGAGCCGGATCAGGTCGACGCCGGACAGCGCGATGATCACGTTGCCGTCGACGACCACGCCGGTGTCGACCAGCCGGTCGAGCAGATCCACCAGCGAGCCGTCGTCGAGCATCAGCCGCCGTTCAGCCATCGTCGGCACCCAGCCGGACGAAGTGGTACGCGGGGTTCGGGCCGCTGACGGTCAGCCGCAGCTCACGCCGGCGCAGCTCCTCCAGTTCGCCCAGGAAGTCGACCCGCGCATCGTCGTCGACGAGGTACACGGTGTCGAGCACCGGGCGGGTCGGATCGTTGTCCGCGCCGCGCCGCTGCCAGGTCTCCCGGGCGTACCCGGCGAGCCGGTCGCCGATGGCGGCGGCCGCCGCGGTCCGCTGCCGCTGCCGGTGTTGCCGGGCGGTCGCGGTGCGCAGCTGGTGCGTCATCCAGCCGGTGCCGTCGGACGGCACCGGGTCGGGCGACGGCTGCTCGACCGGTTCGGCCGGCGCCTCGCTGAACGCCTTGACCGACCATTCGGCGCTGCCGGCCAGCCGGTCCAGTTCGGCGCGCAGCTCGTCCGCGCCGGTCCGCAGCATCGACACGACCGCGTCCCGGTCCGGGTACAGCGTGCCGAACCGCAGCGGCAGCAGCGGCACTGCGTCGAACGCCTCGGCCACGACGCGGTCGTGCGCCCGCAGGGCGTGCGCGAGCCAGCCGTCCTCGGCCAGGTCCGGTTCCCGCTCCGCGGCCCGGAACGGCGCGATCGGCAGTACCGCGGACATCGCGGCGACGCCGGCCGCCTCGACCACCGTGGTCTCGACGCCGTCGATCCCGGTCCGGCCGGTCAGCCCGTCGACCGCCTCCGCGCGTGCCAGCGCGTACACGTACCACCCGTCGCCGGTCTCCTCGTCCCGCCGCGCGGCCCCTGGAGCGTCGCGCACCACGGTCGCCGGCACCTCTCGCCGGGCGGTACCCGATTCCTCCCGCCGAGCGGTCCCAGGCCCGTCCTCGCCTGGTACCGCTGAGCCGATGGCGTCGCGCGCCGCGGCCCGATAGATCGACGCGAACTGCTCGACGAGTTCGGCGTGGACCAGCGCGCGGGCCTC
This genomic interval carries:
- a CDS encoding gas vesicle structural protein GvpA, translated to MTLSSQNQSIDRAPHPSSLYDVLELILDKGLVIDIYVRVSLVGIELLTIDARIVIASVDTYLRFAERVNRLDLTQNKDSSTLPELVDDMTQSGAHGKTKGALSGAAETVSEAFKHGRGEDDDSSSRKARPTRSRSRSRSRDEDDS
- the gvpJ gene encoding gas vesicle protein GvpJ, coding for MAERRLMLDDGSLVDLLDRLVDTGVVVDGNVIIALSGVDLIRLDLRALVAALATLADGAEPPPDSGLPRTATPTRRAPRDTPQDEAEAATTNRSRARRRPEPSHTNRWSDGTAAAPPAPPAVPAPPGVPAQSATPAVPTPPATSALSARTAGGRAGSDPGDIVGRLGRQLGQAQNQSGLAGLVVVVVDLVRQLLQRQALRRMDAGNLTDDEVERLGRALMSLEQQVADLVEVLDLRPRGADGRR
- a CDS encoding GvpL/GvpF family gas vesicle protein, giving the protein MRQVDGDDVAELVRSARAEARALVHAELVEQFASIYRAAARDAIGSAVPGEDGPGTARREESGTARREVPATVVRDAPGAARRDEETGDGWYVYALARAEAVDGLTGRTGIDGVETTVVEAAGVAAMSAVLPIAPFRAAEREPDLAEDGWLAHALRAHDRVVAEAFDAVPLLPLRFGTLYPDRDAVVSMLRTGADELRAELDRLAGSAEWSVKAFSEAPAEPVEQPSPDPVPSDGTGWMTHQLRTATARQHRQRQRTAAAAAIGDRLAGYARETWQRRGADNDPTRPVLDTVYLVDDDARVDFLGELEELRRRELRLTVSGPNPAYHFVRLGADDG